A stretch of the Vibrio sp. HB236076 genome encodes the following:
- a CDS encoding nucleobase:cation symporter-2 family protein, with protein sequence MSSDLIYALEDKPKAGAALYAGLQHVLASFVGIITPTLVIGGVLGLAEHLPYLISMALIVSGVGTFIQARRIGPMGSGMICVQGTSFAFLSAVLGAGFIAKQQGGGPDEILALIFGVCFFGAFIEMVLSQFLDKLKNVITPIVTGIVVTTIGISLIKVGMTDLAGGFNAPDFGAWHNVLLGGVVLTTIIILNRSEHLMLRLSSILIGMLVGYVVALSMGIVSFDALNDQPLINVPMPFKYGFDFDWYAFFPIAIIYAITAIESTGDITANCIITKQPVTGPSYFKRIKGGILADGFNSMLAAVFNTFPNTTFSQNNSVIQLTGIASRYVGYFVALLLCVLGLFPMIGAVLTTLPKPVIGGATLVMFGTVAAAGIKIIASEELDRKNLLILAVSFGVGLGVMMVPEVLSSLPKIAQSVLGSPVTSAGITAIVMTLFIGVKERKSNPETEPQTETSQPLTASSVKQS encoded by the coding sequence ATGTCATCGGATTTAATTTATGCGCTAGAGGATAAGCCCAAAGCAGGGGCAGCGCTTTACGCGGGTCTTCAACACGTTCTCGCCAGTTTTGTCGGAATTATCACTCCCACCTTAGTGATTGGCGGAGTACTCGGCCTTGCTGAACACTTGCCCTATTTGATCAGTATGGCCCTGATCGTCTCTGGGGTTGGCACGTTTATTCAAGCGCGGCGAATTGGGCCAATGGGATCGGGTATGATTTGTGTCCAAGGCACCAGTTTCGCCTTTTTAAGTGCGGTGCTTGGGGCCGGTTTTATCGCCAAACAACAAGGGGGTGGCCCCGATGAGATCTTAGCGCTGATTTTTGGCGTGTGTTTTTTCGGTGCCTTTATCGAAATGGTGTTGTCGCAATTTCTCGACAAACTGAAAAATGTCATTACGCCAATCGTCACCGGAATTGTCGTCACCACCATCGGTATTTCACTCATCAAGGTAGGCATGACCGACTTAGCCGGCGGTTTTAACGCCCCTGACTTTGGCGCGTGGCACAATGTGTTACTCGGCGGTGTTGTCTTGACCACCATCATCATTTTGAACCGCTCAGAACATTTAATGTTGCGCTTATCATCGATATTAATTGGCATGTTAGTGGGCTATGTTGTCGCGCTTTCGATGGGTATCGTCTCTTTTGACGCCCTCAACGATCAGCCGCTGATCAATGTGCCAATGCCTTTTAAATACGGTTTTGATTTTGATTGGTATGCCTTTTTCCCTATTGCCATTATTTACGCCATTACCGCCATCGAATCGACCGGCGATATTACGGCCAACTGCATTATTACCAAACAACCGGTGACTGGGCCGAGTTACTTTAAGCGCATTAAAGGCGGTATCTTAGCCGATGGCTTCAATTCTATGCTCGCAGCAGTGTTTAATACCTTTCCCAATACCACGTTTAGCCAAAACAACAGCGTAATCCAACTGACCGGTATCGCCAGTCGTTATGTCGGTTACTTTGTCGCTTTGTTACTGTGTGTATTGGGGTTGTTCCCTATGATTGGCGCGGTTCTCACTACGCTCCCCAAACCGGTGATCGGCGGGGCAACACTGGTGATGTTTGGTACGGTTGCAGCGGCGGGGATCAAGATCATTGCCAGCGAAGAATTAGATCGCAAAAACCTGCTGATTTTAGCCGTGTCTTTTGGCGTCGGCCTTGGCGTGATGATGGTTCCGGAAGTGCTGAGCTCACTGCCCAAAATTGCCCAAAGCGTTCTCGGCTCACCAGTAACCAGCGCGGGGATCACCGCCATTGTGATGACCCTTTTTATCGGCGTCAAAGAGCGTAAGTCCAATCCCGAGACAGAGCCCCAAACCGAGACTAGCCAGCCATTAACGGCAAGCTCAGTAAAGCAATCATGA